The genomic region ACAAATGGTAATTCTTTATCTTTGTAAGTCAAAGCAATTCTAGGTATGTACACACGACGACCGATAAATTTGCCTGTGATTATGTGCGCTTCAATAATTCTTGGCAACAATTGTATAATTATTAGTCTTGTGCCATTACAAAGGCCATCAGTTGGGTTTAGATTTCGAAGTAGGATGACAGGTGCGTTGACTTTTAATTCAAGGGAATGTGGGGGCAGCCCATTAAAGTTTAGAAGGTTGAAGTATTCAGTTTGATATAGCATTTCAGTATCGCCATGATCACCAGCATGAGGATTAATTGAATCATTACTAATGTAGGTTATGGTTGTTCTAGGGGTCATGTTAATAACCACTGAGTTGATTTCGTCTACTGTATCATTTTTGGGGCACACAATTGCCTTTGTAGATAGTGTTGCAGCTGATGGGTTTTCTAAAGTGTTAGTgtcatatataaaataaataagatttGTCAGTGCATCTTTCGTAAAAGGTATTAGGTATTCTGATGGTATTTGTAGTTTCCGTGTGTTTATTGGTTCATTTGTATCTGGTGTTCCTAACATACCGTCACCTACAGCTACCAGCCAAGACGAAAAAGCGGAGATCAAGTTTTTGTCTTGTAGACTAAGATTTGGTCTTGGAAGACGCATGTTTTCAGTCAGTTTGTAGATGATGAAATCCTTCCATAGATATGATCTTGGTAGAGAAGAAGCTAAGATCATTGCCTTTGAAGATTTTGGGATTATTGGGATTGTTTGTCTGAAGTCTCCACCTAGTAACACTGACTTTCCTCCAAAAGGCTCTACAAAGTTATTAAGTAAGTCCTTGAGAGACCTGTCTAATGATTCAAAGCATTTTCGATCATTCATTGGTGCTTCATCCCAAATAATAAGTGATGTTTCACTTAGTAGTTGGGAAAGATGAGTGTTCTTTTTTATATAGCAAATTGAGTCATCTGTCATATCTAACGGGATTTTAAACCGAGAATGAGCTGTTCGACCAGAGGGTAAGAGTAGTGATGCTATGCCAGAGGCTGCAACTGCTAGGACAATACTTCCTTGGGAACGTAATGCTGAAATGATCGTCGTCCATAAGAATGTTTTGCCAGTTCCACCATGTCCGTAAACAACAGCCAGGACTTACTTTCCGGAGGAAATAGACGATATGACATGTTCATAAATCATTCTTTGTCGAGAATTAAGACATGCTCGAGAAGATTCATGTTCAAATGTAAGTAATTGTCTATCGTAATTCTTTTCTTCCGTAAGTAATTTGTTATTCAAGTGCTGAAGCAAATCAGACTTTGGCATTGGTAGTCCGAATTCAGAAAGAGATGAAGGAGAGGCTCCTGAACGAAGTAATAATTCAAGTTCGTATAATACATATTGTCTCAGGTCATCATTGTTGGCTATGTCATGATTCCGTTGCCCATCATCTGCCATCTTACGCCATTGCTGGTTCCATAGCTCAACCGGGTTCGATATCTCACAATACAATAGCATTTGCATGAACAATGAACGTAACTCTGAAGCAGTGGCCCAACCTGCAGCTTCGTCAAATGTATATGACCACTCTCTGTCGTCTCCTAGTAAACCTAGTTTTTCACATGCACTACGAAATGTTGGACAAAGTTCACCATGTACTGTTTGTATACAGGCATAGGAACGGCAACCTCTTTGATGTCCTAGCAACATCCGCAAAAAAAATGTCTCTCCACAACTTGGATGTATGTATATGAGCCGTCCTATCGCAGGTTTCTTATTTGATGCTCTATGCATCCAACATTTGCCTGATGGATCCCACCTGTATTCCATGAGATAATCAATGTAATGTAGATGTCGCCCGCTGCTGTCTTTCTCATTGTTTCTCAACCATTCTGTCAAAGTAGTGCATCTATAGAATGTGTTTGCTGCTATGTTGTCTAGCTGATCATTATCTTTAAACGTGATGTGTTGCATGTTTTCTAGATGAACAGCAAGGATTTGCACGGGAGGATTTCTATCATGTATTAGAAATTAAGTATACTCCAGGAGGCCTCATGAGGACATATGAACCTCGCGTCAAGAAAGTTTCGAATTTCATCTACATGAGGGGAATCAGCAGTATGTGTGTCCTCAGTAAGGGAAGGTGATTTTTTAATCGTGTAATGGATACGATCAACTCCCTTTGATATGTACTTGAACAGGTATTTGATGAGCATACTCCAACCACAGTATTCAACGTTGATGTGAGCCATATAATGCATAGATAAGACACGATTGTATGGTACAACGTACCCGTTATCTATTTTCATGCCATTCTTTGTTACAGTGAATCCAGTTGATTGTCTTCTGTAATGAACATATCCACTGTCGTCGAATGATGTTACTTCCTGATATTCTTTTGGATAGTTCTTAGAGCAAGAACCAGAGGACATGCATGGCGCATCTGGTTTAACTATACCGCACGGCCCATGAATCATAAGATCCGTGACAATCTTATACAATTGAGGTTCTAGGATAGGGTTTGGTATCTCAGCAGATATATAGTTGTCAACGTCGGATGCGTCTTTTATTCTATACGGCTGAGTAACCCACAAAAGCAAGTGACAATGAGGAAGGCCCCTCTTTTGGAACTCGATCATGTATAAATCTGCACTGGAGTTAAGAAGCAAGTTATATCAATATAACCTACGGGACAGGTTTTATATTGATGATGTTTACAAAAATATTACGCGAAGAGGTAATGATTAGAAGACTACCTGCAGCAACATCACCAAATGGTTTATTGGTCTTCAAAAAATTCATGATTGATTTAACCTTTCGTTGGAATACTCTTGCGATGATGTCTGGCCGATCTTGGGCCTTCAAGGATGGAAACCTTGCCATATATCTTTCAATCTTTGGCCATTTCACATTACATGTAAAAGTAATGAAATATTGTGGATTCCCATGCACTCGACATATAGCCAAAGCATCTTGGTAATGTTTATACATGTACCGGGGACCACCTATGAAAGATGAAGGCAACACAATTCGTTTGTCAATATCACGTCCTTCAGTATCACCATGTTGAACCGCATCATGTACACCTTGAAGGAATTCAGTACGAAAGACATTTTGATTCATTCTATAGTAATCAAGGCGGCTTTCCTCGATACATACATAGGCATCAACAATATATTGTTGTAAAAGCCGACCTCCCCTTAAAAGTAGACTATATACGTTTGACCGATCATGTAGCAGATAACTGTAATACATGTTCGTGGTCATCTTTTTGTTTTGTGATTGGTTTCTATCACGTAGACGGAGGTCAGGTGACCAACCACTTTCACCATGAATGAAGAGTAATGGATATTGTAATGGCATGTATGACTGATGGAGTTTGTTTATACGTTGTGGGCCACCGTCTCTTTGTCGAATAATAATGTCAAAGCGACAGCATGTCGGATCACCATCAGACACAATTGCACCAATACAGTCTGGAGACATAGCAGTTTTAGAGCCATAAAGACAAACGTTAAAGTGTGGTACATCGGTAGAAGAACACACGTCTCTTGCCGTACGGAAAAGTCTAACTAACTTATTGTACATTTCTAATGTTTTAAGAAGAAAGGCTACAAT from Helianthus annuus cultivar XRQ/B chromosome 10, HanXRQr2.0-SUNRISE, whole genome shotgun sequence harbors:
- the LOC110881517 gene encoding uncharacterized protein LOC110881517; translated protein: MTSFGAIVDDTVKIEGQVHHWLGTLCPPPNEQPRFLQMYIYDTENEVSNRLHAFTSDRQSRLKPEIVAFLLKTLEMYNKLVRLFRTARDVCSSTDVPHFNVCLYGSKTAMSPDCIGAIVSDGDPTCCRFDIIIRQRDGGPQRINKLHQSYMPLQYPLLFIHGESGWSPDLRLRDRNQSQNKKMTTNMYYSYLLHDRSNVYSLLLRGGRLLQQYIVDAYVCIEESRLDYYRMNQNVFRTEFLQGVHDAVQHGDTEGRDIDKRIVLPSSFIGGPRYMYKHYQDALAICRVHGNPQYFITFTCNVKWPKIERYMARFPSLKAQDRPDIIARVFQRKVKSIMNFLKTNKPFGDVAADLYMIEFQKRGLPHCHLLLWVTQPYRIKDASDVDNYISAEIPNPILEPQLYKIVTDLMIHGPCGIVKPDAPCMSSGSCSKNYPKEYQEVTSFDDSGYVHYRRQSTGFTVTKNGMKIDNGYVVPYNRVLSMHYMAHINVEYCGWSMLIKYLFKYISKGVDRIHYTIKKSPSLTEDTHTADSPHVDEIRNFLDARFICPHEASWSILNF